ACATGGAACCATTTGTCAGTGGAAATGAGGTTTACATACCTCTCAGAAcaatcttttcttttcccaaagtGAATCGACTTTGTGGTACCTTTGAGAAGTTATGCAAGCTTATTGCAGGCAAGGTCACACTGAGCAGTGATGGTTCTGCTGTGATGTTCAATATTGAACATGAAAATGAAGAGAATTAGATCAGATTTCTCAAACCAACTTCAGGTGAAGTAATGAAAGTGGTTTTTTTAGAAGCTGTCAAATGGTATGTTCTGTATGCTAACTAGAGCACAAAAGCTTTTCTAACCTTCCATCAGTGGTAGTTATCTGTCAGCACCTCTCACTGAGTGAAGGTGAGTGCTTCTGACAAAGGTAACAGTAACTCATAGGGGTTTCAAGTGAGTATCAGGGGCTAAAAGGAAAGAATTTATTCccaagaagaaaatgaagtaaATCTGTTTGCTTTCTATTGCTTTATTGTAGCCATCATTACTATATGATTTCTGGTAGTGTCTTGTTAGTATCAAGGATAGTTTGTTTTACCATCTACTGTGTTGTGCTGAATAATGTGAGTCATTCATAAGTTTAGGGCaagttttttcttaatttctttaaaatttatagATGCCTTTTTCAAGATGAGTACATACTCAGCCTTGATGAAAACCAAATGTTGTTCCCGCTGAATTGAAATATGAAACTGGCatatttgttctgtttttgaaagaatattaaaaaaattaaagaactGCAGTAATTGTGAATGCTAACCTATCTCTGGTGTAGTTgaaaaattttctgtgttttcatgtgCAGCTTTTGTTCAAAACTGTAAAATCCAAATAGAGTAGATGGGAAAAATTTAACaagaacaaaaccccacaacacaaccaaaaaaacccctccaacaCCAGCATCAAGAAAGGAGTGCAGTATCCTGAATATAAGGGAACTAATGTGTGTATTGATTGTTTGGTTATGGTCAGAATAGTTAAACAGAACACTTCTGATCAAGcttctgaatttaaaattttccttctaGATTAGAAAAAGAATGGGATCCAAATGACACATTTTCCTGATAATATAGATGTCACTTTGTGATaacacagaagcagaaaaaaagcaaagcattttaaaaagaaatccttaACTGGAAGAGAAACTGAAATAGACTCAAACTTCCAGTTAAGTTTGTAATATTTTGCATTGAAGAAAAAGAGACAATTCTTTAGGAATAGATTCCAAGCAGAAGAGATGAGTTTATTGAATGTCCGAGAGATTTGTATTCAAATACAGTTAAAAAAACATATAATCCACCAGTACATCCCAAACAGTTTACAACATGGAAATCTCCAGTATTCATATAACATAgtttacaaaaaagaaaatacagcacCTAGATGTGAAGGTTATGTTCCACTTACATAATGCACAATTAGATTATCACTTCATGAAGAGTTGTAAGTCAAGTCTGAAGAATAAATTACTAAGATAGAGTTTTATGAAAAGCTGAATTTCTATGTCAATTTCCTTATTACTTAAAAGATCTGCTCAGGCAGGACAATACTGTTTCTAGTAAACAAATTATCTAATCTATGACCATCAGCTGTGTTGTTTAACATAAAATGCTATGGAAATTCCCTTGGGAATTACATAAGCAGCTGTACactgttttttaaaagtctgtttTCCTCAAACTACATGTAGTTTTCCTAGTAAACGTAAGTAAACTACCATTTAACTACTACTAGTTTTAATGGATTTGTCAAGAAGTATATCAGTGTCAAAGAGAACTGAAAGCAAAGAATGTTTTCAAATTTCTGGCATCTTTTGCTTCCAATGGGATTTTTTGGTATGAATTGGTTATATAACAGGAAAGGAGACTGTAATGTTCTGAGAGTTGTATACCAGCAGCTGAGTAGTTTCTGTTTAAAATTCCTGTGGAGAACAGAAACTGATAATACCACACTTCTATTAAGAACAGCTAAAATAGAATCTTTGTATTAATTCTTTTGTCTAATTAGACACTCTAAAGAGGTTATATTTAACAGTAGAAATAGAAGTATGCAAGTACCAAAACTGAGAAATAGCTCATATTCTTCATTTTCAATAACAGCATTCTGGCTTTGAAGGctgaaatttcattaaaaatacaaataaaagtTCAATAATTCTACTATGGATTTCTGGAAAACAAAGTCTGCTTTTGCTAATTTAACCTATTAAATATGGCCTACTTTTACATCAATAAAAAGGTGTCAAACATCACTCTGAGCAAAACCTGAAGCATTCTGAGCTTTCAAAAGTGATGACACTATTTTTACTTATTCCAGGCCTTAACTGATAAACAGTAccactaaatttaaaaaaaaaaaagtcatttgcAGTTTACAATTAATTACACCTATTTGTTACCCAACACATCCCTTTCAAAATGGattctttcattttccaaatgaaattttaaagaGCTCTTTCTTGCCTGTCAGGCAAATCACTACTTGTGCAAATTTAAATACAGTACATTGACCTAATGTAACAGTGGACAGATAGCAAAAGAAGTGTTCAGCAAAGCTGTTGCACACTAAGACTTTTTCAGTGTGCAGAGTATGTCTACAATAAAGTGCTTCTCTTAACAAGTTCTATCAATAATAGCATATATAGATGTTTACCTACTTTTAAAGCTTAAGTTCCTTAATAAATGATCTAGCCTCCCTGTACACCCCCAATCCCACAAGGCACATTCAAAACACAAGCAAAGCACTGACTTTGAAGGATTAaactacaattaaaaaaattaagtggtAGTAAACTACTGACTAGGTTTGTAAACAGTACCATCCCATTGGATCTCATGCATTATCAAAGTGGGtttctgtgggagcagctgctgaactCCAGATTTAACAATCAAGGCAGCTTTCTTCAAAAAATGCTATTGTGTCTTAGTGTTTTGGTGTGGAATCCCACCTTTTTCACCacttgaacaaaaaaaaatcacatttgatGCATTTAAACCTGTGGTCTTAATTTACAGTAAATACAACTGATTAGTGGCTGGTTTAAATCTATTTAGTTTTGGGGGTTGGTTTTAAATGCACGTGAAATTCACCTCTTCTGTTGAACCTTACAATGAAGTTGTGCTCAGTACTCTCAAGAGAAAGTTTTGGTTATGTTAAAACATAGCCTGGTCTGTTTTTTGGAGGCCATAACTTTGACCTGATAAAAACTGACTTGATAGGAGTAATTAGCTTCTGTAAAACTAAAATGGCATGTAGGATCAAATTCAgtaaatgatttttttcaggTTCTTTTAAGACCAACTTTCAAAGTTTCTTTAAAAACGAAGTCCATCACTGCAAGTGATCTCTTATCTTGAAATAGGACATGCTCCTACAGATGTTTCACAGAAATTAAGTAATTCCACCAACATCAGACAGAGCTTACAAAAAGGGTCCAAGTGCTCTCACAAGGTACACATAGCTGAACGTTGCCTTCATACCACAGAAGATGATGCTCTATGAGCAAGAGGGATTCcactgcttttcagaaaaagatCACATTGAGTTCATTTAGTCTTTCTCAGCTCTTGCAGCAGAGCAAACAATACCAGAAGTATCAAAACCAGAGCTCCAAGTTTTCCTCATTTGACATCATTAGCGTTTTATCACCACCTGCTCATATGCTCCAGATCCTCCTCTGAAAGTTTGAAACAAGTTAGTTCAGTGTTAATTTAAATGGAAGCTAAATAGCAAGTTTCACATATCAGCAAGTGTATTGATTAAACATCCCATtcctccccaaaaaaacccaacaaaaccaaacaaacagcaaataCCAAACCAGCTAAATGTGAAGGGTAGAAAACATTTGTCACTATTACCATGCCATGGAGTCACCTACTCTTTAATGCACTAAAGAGATTTTGTTGTACTACAGTCAAAATGAACAAAGAATAATGTTACTGAACAAGAAGTTACTGTTGAACTTCACTAGAATTTTTTAAACATCACATTTAGGGTATCTATCCCCATAGCTGTATCATATGCAGCTAATACTCtttatatacatttatacatAAACAGGTCAATGTGtctaaaaaactcagaaagTGATTGTCATCTTACATTAAGATACAAGAAAAACATCTTCAGTCTTTTGTTCACTCTGAATTGTAAACAAAACTCTCTCACTTCCCACATGACAGCCCATAGTGGGTGGTTTCCACAGCAAATTACAGTACTATGTAAAAAATTCATAGGGCAAGCTCTGCCTTGGTACAGTATTGTGCCTGGACTGTTCTGGCAGCTGCATTAGGACAGATCTCTGTGTGCTACAGGGGTGTGTTCTGTACCCTTTCATGTGGTCCTAGACAGGTATTGGTGTGCCCAGTTTTCAGATGAGCCAATTAATTTAACCATTAGTACTACATGCATgtttaaaatgcaattattttatGACTTTCAATATATTATCAACTGCCTTTATACCTAAGTCCATAGTAATTGCTGAAATACTGAGGCTATTCTGATTTCAGCTATAGCTGTTGAGTTACACTGGACTGCAGAAACACAGTGTTAGAACACATTCTTGCCTGGTTTTCATGGTTTCTCATCTGAAGATTAACACATTCAGGTCAAGTCATATATCAGGATTGAAGAGggtttagagaagaaaaaaaggtctCTGGTTCTAAACTATAAGATAACCTGAAGCAGATTATCAAAAGAGTTTAGGGCTGCTAGTAGTTGAAAGCTGAACAAGCCATTGAAACAAGTAATGTAAGAAAAGGAAACAGGATTTGTGAGAAAAACTAAACTGAAGAAAATGACGGTGGTTATTAGGAAGATGTAACAGTTTGATTCTGTAAAGGCAGATGTGTAAAACACTTCCAATTTTCTTCCCACTCCAGAGTAACGTAATCAGGCTGTAGAGCTCCCCTTTGAAACTGGTGTCTGTTACCTGCATCCATACTGAAACATTGCTTGTTTCTGAAAACCTTGGAACTGAGACTCTTTAGCAACTGAAAGTTACAATTCTTATTGAACATTGACATCAGTTCTGTTTTGGAACTAATCTATATGtcctattttaaaaactgacaGTCTAGCTTTTGGTGCTTGTAAGTGATACAGAATAGAAAGATACAAAGGTCAAGAATGTAGATACAGAACAATTGCTGTATaagatgcatttttatttaGTATTGCCTATGGATTAGTTGTTCAGGCTACATACCTGTTAGGTAGATGGTGGCTTCCAAAAGAAGTGCTTCCACCAGGGCCCACAAATAATCTTAAACCTTCTTCTAAAAGGCAAATGATTAAAATATGTTAGCTTTCTTTAATGCTGTCCTAGCTAAATCCAAGTAATTTTACATCTACCTGTTTTGCAGCTGACACTTTCAGATGCAAATACTTAGGTAATGAAGAACCAACTTCATGGTGTAGGTTGGAGGAAGTACCTTTGTCATAGATTTGCACGTGCTGTTTTAGGCTTAAAGTAATCACCTGGGAAAGCTCCCTGAGTCATGTAAGAGTATTTTCAATTTCTGGTAGGTAAGATAAAGTAGAAAATGTAGCACAGTCCTTATGAATACAAACAGGGACTGTGAAcagagtgggtttttttaaggccTGTAATGTACATAAATTTTCTGTAAGCTTCCTTCTTTATCTCCATACCTTCTGCACTTGAGTCTAAACTGAAGTCTTGACTCTGGAGTATTTTTTCAACTATATCATCAGCATCAACTCTGGTAGCATCAACCCTCTTCAGCTGTGACTCCACAGAGTCTTGCTTTACAGGATgtctgcaaaaataaatatatttaggCTCTCAGATGTGATAAAGTAATTTACTTGTGCTAGATAAGGCCTTCAGATTAAGTGTACCTGCATTGTTTTTCTGGTGGTGCATCTTCAGTGGATGTATCAGTATCAGCTTCAGCTACTTTTGGCTCAGTCTCTTCACATGGCTCCAGAATACTTCCAGTTCCTGTTGAGGTACTTCCCACTGAGGTACTCCCCACTGAGGTGTTTCTCCTGTGGCAGAGTTCAGACAGACTGGATGACCTAGAGTGACATGTGCTGTATCCTGTTGGGAAAATGCAGGAGAGATGGGTTAGGTAAACAGGTTAGATGGACCTGTTTTTGACAGGCCAGGTCCATCCTGAAAGCAGAATTTGTGTTTCATCTTTGTATAAAGGGACCTTCAAAAGCCCTATGAATGTATGTGCATACATCAACTAGAAACTGACTTCAGATTTTGTATTCTAGCACctgccattttctttttgttctaaGTAATTCTTGTTTACATCAGGACAATTAGAATGACAAATATCATCTCCTTAAGCTTTTAGATCTAAGTCTCCATTTTTTTACTCATGGAAGAGGTAAAAATCTCATTCAGATATATTAATTGGAGGGAACAAAGGCAAAAAGCTGTCTTGCATCTGAAGAGATAATCCAGTAAATCCAGTACATTTTAAGAGGGAAAACATGTTACCATTGCCACACCTGAAGCTTCTAGGAAAAAAGCTTTCAATGCAAAtcctttttaaaacataaactTATTTTCCACTGTCTAAgcctgtgaaagaaaaataatccccAACAACTCATAACAAAATTGTGAACAGCTACCTGACAGTTTTGATTGCTGACTTGCATAGCTTGATGTTCTGGAATGTCCACATGCACCAAGTTCATCTGGGACTGAGGCACTCTTTGATGAGACATCTGCAACATGGGCAAGTCACACAGTGTTCCTAAAGCCAACTTTATTGCTACTTTCACAGTAATCTTGATTAGATTCAAAAGTCACATTTCCCAGAGGGGTTAGAGATTTGACACTGATTTCCTACAAACCTTTTGGAGATTCAAGTGCTGCAAAAATACCATGGATGttaatgaaaatacattctttaaaaaataaagatcaTAATATGTATCTGAGCAAAACAGAGTACCATTGGGTTAGACAGATTTGTATGAAATGTAGTTGTAGATTTGTCTAGTGTCAATATTAAAGAGATGATCATTCTCTCTCCAGTATCATAGCAGAATGTTGGGCCAGATGTTTTCTGCCTGAAAAGCCAACCTGCTTAAAAACTTCAGCTGTGTTTGAAGCAGAAACTCACAAACCATGTAAGAAGGTTTCTTTGCAGGCCAACTGTCAGTATCCCTTCCAGATTTGAAGTATTTTGAGCGTCTTGAAACTATGAGACCAGTTATAAAAGCATTGAAAAATTAAGAGCGTTATTCTGTACCTGCTATACCCAGATGTGCTACTTTTAAGTTTTCTCCACCTTTCCTGTCTTCATGCAAAGACTCTGATTCTCCAGCAATTGCTATAGATGTTGCTGTAGAAGGAGGCCTGTAAGAAAAAGGTGGTTAAGATTTGCTGTACTTCTGCTGTAATCCCTCCAAAATGATCAGCACATAGTTTTCCTTTCAAATATGTTGGCATCATTCATACTGTGCATCAGGTTGACCTACAGTTCTTTTCTGGAAACATGCTGCCTAGTCCCCCattaaggaaaatgaaaaaaaaaaaaggaagtttttgCTATTGAGCTTAAGGACGTTTTACAGAATCAATCTGCTCAGCCCTCAGGCTTCTGGGGATCCTGGGAAAGGCCTTTCCTTTACTGATGATTGGTGGAGTGATATGTCTTTAATTTGAAgttgtttcttatttttttaagtgtgtgAATCACAGGACAGTTTAGACACTAATATGTAATTCAGTACTTGAAGGAATAAGGtggaaagtttaaaaaaaaaagcccaatgTGCACAACAGTTGGCCAGGTTGGCTTCTGTGCTGTGACACAATCCTGGCATTGTCTCATCCCTGTCATAGAGCAGGAAATTATTCTGGGCTGATAACCCTCCCAACTCCTAATAAAAGGGCCTATGGCACTATCTCCATATATTGCACTCTAAATTTTACCTTCTACAAAATCAAAAAGCATCATGTAAGATGTAGTTTAAATTTTACTTCAATATTAAAAGCTTGTAATAAAGCTCAAGTGCTCGTTTGAGTTAATACCAAGACCAAAAGAGAGATCTTACTTAAATTAATAAACCTCTTAGTTTGTGTTTTGCTAGTGCAGAAGAAACTAATTAGAAAATGACAAAGTGCAAGCAATCTCTTGCaagcaaataaaaccaaaatacatttCAAGATACCTACAggatttttaaatgctttgttATTTTCTACATTGGGAACAGACTGCTGGTCTGCATACAAATGGTTATTTGTTGACATTTTTAGATTTGATATAGTCAATAAATTAGTCACTGTCTTTATGTAGAGTTACACAGCCCCTCTTAGGTTATGTTTGAAagtaaagagagaaagaaaaaagcacttCCAGAAATACAGTGCCTGTGTGACTTAACTGCATAACATACTTTTGAAAGCAAGAGCTGAATGGTTTCAGGGATGTCATCCCAGATCAAACACCAAGCCTTCTAGGCTTCTTCATAAAATATGTAGTTTGATGCCAGATTATGAAACTCTTTtaaggtttattttttcttctacaaAGGACATCTGGATTAGATAAgttgtttgttctgtttgtgTTGAAAGTTTATGTTCCAGGAAATGGTTATATCACCAGTTTGGAAGAAAATGCCAAGTCTGAATAATTTGAGTAAGAGATTTTTTCCCAGGAACTCAGAAAACTATTTAGATATTAATTTCAACTCCTTCAGTACTAGGTAGTAAAAAACAAATACACTGCTATGTTAGTATTCAAGACTAATGATTAGTTGCCTTTGAGGAATTGTTTATCAGTGATGTATTTGTTAGTAGGGCTGACTCTAAAGTAAACCTATTAAAGCTGTTCTGAAGTAAAGGGGTGCTCAGTAACTTGGGGTACAGAAAAGTTTTGCCAATCAGACAAATTCAGATAATACCCTCTTGCTATTTATTCAGTAAACATAAGATGGGATTCTGCAGTTGTTCAGTGTTCTATTCTTCTCATTAAAGGTTAgtagaagagaaaagaaaggacatTTAGTGGTGTAAGGGGACATTGAAGAGTGCTGTGGAAAATCACCTAAGCCAGACTGGTACAAAACCACAGCACAACTATTACACTTCCTTAACTACAGAGTAAGGACAATGAGGCCAAAAGATCCTCAATGTATGGCAGTGAATTTTCCTAGCTACCTGCCCCTCAGAAGTTACCTATTGCATCTTTTACCAAGCTGCAGAATGTCTTTGCTAAGTAAATATCTGTAAGTGCTTTCTCTTGTACTAAGTCACATCACGCTTCTGTtgtttgttgggggtttttctgCAAATGAATATTTCAAAGTCATCTGAGACTTGTGAATAAAACGTATAGCAGCACATTTTCCAGACTCAAGTATTAGTCAGATCACCCCATACCAAGTATATTTATATAAAGTTGCTGCAGGAACAGTTTCCCTgaagtggtttttctttttacattacAGATGTACAGGTGAGTATTCTGTGCTTGATACCAAGTTCCTAACAGCAAGAACTATGACACTTCTACTGGCAATTTTACCATGTTAGTCATTATTCAGCTACCATTCcatttttttgtggatttttttttaaatactgttgCCAGATTGGAGAGATGTAAAACACAAATTAGAAGTATAATTCTCAACATGGAATGCATGATCAAAACATCCCACAGGGATTTTTTACAAACTTACGTTTTAAAGCATGGGTCTCCAGACATCAGCTGCATGTTGATCAAAACCTACacattaagaaaacaaaatccatcataagaaaaaaaaattgtttgtgaCACATATGTGGTCATGTAAATAAGTTATATTTGCCACAAATGttatatttaatgaaaataaagtgCCATAATCACACATGCATAAAACAATCATTTTCCTTAGGCATACAAACAACACAAAATACCATTTAAAGTAACATAGTTACACATACAAgattctgaaaaagaaacatcAATCAAGGAGAATCTcagaattattaataattaagaTGTCTTCAAGGGAAAAACAGAGCCAAGAAACCTAAAACCTGAATGATCAAACAGAACATTGTTTAGAGCAGTGGGTGCTGAAGTATGTTCTTTGCTGAGGGTGTTCAGCAAACTGCTGGCTCTCAGTACGGGTTGTGCTAACATCAGAGACAGCAGAAGTACACAGGGTAAATAAGCCACAGGACACAGTGCATTGAAGGCTTGTTAGGCAGGCCAAAGCCATCCATTACAAGTGTTCTGGACAGTCTGGGACTGTCAGATCAGAAAA
This DNA window, taken from Melospiza georgiana isolate bMelGeo1 chromosome 9, bMelGeo1.pri, whole genome shotgun sequence, encodes the following:
- the EEIG2 gene encoding EEIG family member 2: MAFIMMKKKKFKFRVELELDELSSVPFVNGILFCKVRLLDGGSFSGESSREVVQANCVRWKKKFFFMCKISASATTGILDTCTCRVSVRKELKGGKAYAKLGFADLNLAEFAGSGNTTRRCLLEGYDTKNRRQDNSILKVLINMQLMSGDPCFKTPPSTATSIAIAGESESLHEDRKGGENLKVAHLGIADVSSKSASVPDELGACGHSRTSSYASQQSKLSGYSTCHSRSSSLSELCHRRNTSVGSTSVGSTSTGTGSILEPCEETEPKVAEADTDTSTEDAPPEKQCRHPVKQDSVESQLKRVDATRVDADDIVEKILQSQDFSLDSSAEEEGLRLFVGPGGSTSFGSHHLPNRGGSGAYEQVVIKR